In Paracoccus methylovorus, a genomic segment contains:
- a CDS encoding protein-L-isoaspartate(D-aspartate) O-methyltransferase, with the protein MSDDPETAERKMRFLFALRQRGVTDPRVLEAMERIDRGEFVRGHFEDRAYDDTPLPIPCGQTISQPSVVGLMTQALEVGPRDKVLEIGTGSGYQAAVLSLLCRRVYTIDRHRRLVAEGEALFRHLGLPNITALVADGSRGLPEQAPFDRIMVTAAAEDPPGPLLAQLKIGGIMVVPVGQSDAVQTLIRVRRGEDGFDYDELRQVRFVPLVEGLGQT; encoded by the coding sequence ATGAGCGATGATCCCGAGACTGCCGAACGCAAGATGCGCTTCCTGTTCGCATTGCGGCAGCGCGGGGTCACCGATCCTCGGGTGCTGGAGGCCATGGAGCGTATCGACCGCGGCGAATTCGTCCGCGGTCATTTCGAGGATCGCGCCTATGACGACACGCCCCTGCCCATTCCTTGCGGCCAGACCATCAGCCAGCCCTCGGTCGTGGGGCTGATGACGCAGGCGCTGGAGGTCGGGCCGCGCGACAAGGTGCTGGAGATCGGCACCGGCTCGGGTTACCAGGCGGCGGTTCTGTCGCTGTTGTGCCGCCGGGTCTATACCATCGACCGCCATCGCCGGCTGGTGGCCGAGGGCGAGGCGCTGTTTCGCCATCTGGGACTGCCCAACATCACCGCCTTGGTTGCAGACGGCTCGCGCGGGTTGCCCGAGCAGGCGCCGTTTGATCGCATTATGGTGACGGCGGCCGCAGAGGATCCGCCCGGCCCGCTCTTGGCGCAGTTGAAGATCGGCGGTATCATGGTGGTGCCGGTCGGACAGTCGGATGCTGTCCAGACGCTGATCCGCGTGCGTCGCGGTGAAGACGGCTTTGATTATGACGAATTGCGGCAGGTGCGTTTTGTGCCGCTGGTCGAGGGGTTGGGACAAACATGA
- a CDS encoding M23 family metallopeptidase yields the protein MIKIRQLALAAGAAAILVSCGPQGGLDFSNFDPDLRRWGGTGLDTAEAAARAQPRPAPDQRGVISYPGYQVAIARQGDTAATIAARLGLNAAELARYNAIEANTVLNAGAVVALPRRVAAGTSTAAPVLSSTGQVSDPFAGQGMKQPDVPAVAGAGTVTSQTLPASSQPKQHVVASGETAWSIARKYNVSANDLAQWNGLTQDMTLRVGQRLLIPVAGQSRPATAVVTAPGTGSPTPSPPSAAAPLPNEQTAPAASAVNKPSSPDLGKTRTAASGNGKFRMPANGAIIRTYQKGKNDGIDISAAPGSTVSAAGSGTVAAITRDTDQVPIVVVRHDGNLMTVYAGLEDVTVTKGQSVSAGTALGKTRSQGVVHFEVRNGFDSVDPEKYLN from the coding sequence ATGATCAAGATCAGGCAGTTGGCGTTGGCCGCCGGCGCTGCGGCGATTCTGGTATCCTGTGGGCCGCAGGGCGGCCTGGATTTCAGCAACTTCGATCCCGACCTGCGTCGCTGGGGCGGAACCGGGCTGGACACGGCCGAGGCCGCTGCGCGGGCCCAGCCGCGACCGGCGCCGGACCAGCGCGGTGTGATCTCTTATCCCGGCTATCAAGTCGCCATTGCCCGCCAGGGCGATACGGCCGCGACCATTGCTGCCCGGCTGGGGCTGAATGCCGCCGAATTGGCCAGATACAATGCCATCGAGGCCAATACTGTCCTGAACGCGGGGGCAGTTGTCGCCCTGCCACGTCGCGTCGCGGCCGGGACTTCGACGGCGGCGCCGGTTTTGTCGTCCACCGGCCAGGTCAGTGATCCTTTTGCCGGTCAGGGTATGAAGCAACCCGACGTGCCTGCGGTTGCGGGCGCGGGAACCGTGACTTCGCAGACCCTGCCCGCCTCCAGCCAACCCAAGCAGCATGTCGTCGCATCCGGTGAAACCGCTTGGTCCATCGCTCGCAAATATAACGTCTCGGCCAATGATCTGGCGCAATGGAACGGGCTGACGCAGGATATGACCCTGCGCGTTGGCCAGCGCCTGTTGATCCCCGTGGCTGGGCAAAGCCGGCCGGCCACGGCGGTCGTGACCGCACCGGGAACCGGAAGCCCGACCCCGAGCCCCCCTTCTGCTGCCGCGCCCTTGCCAAACGAGCAGACAGCGCCTGCCGCCAGCGCGGTTAACAAGCCTTCCAGCCCCGATCTGGGCAAGACCCGGACCGCAGCTTCGGGCAACGGCAAGTTCCGTATGCCTGCCAATGGTGCGATCATCCGCACCTATCAGAAGGGCAAGAACGACGGCATCGATATTTCTGCTGCGCCAGGCAGCACGGTTTCAGCCGCCGGCAGTGGAACGGTTGCTGCGATCACCCGCGACACCGACCAAGTGCCGATCGTCGTTGTCCGGCACGATGGCAATCTGATGACCGTCTATGCCGGTCTTGAGGATGTCACCGTGACCAAGGGGCAGTCGGTCAGCGCCGGAACCGCGCTGGGCAAGACCCGCAGCCAGGGCGTAGTGCACTTCGAGGTGCGCAACGGGTTCGATAGCGTCGATCCCGAGAAATATTTGAATTAG
- a CDS encoding TolC family outer membrane protein, whose protein sequence is MFRKTLKALQRPLIAALFAGAAAVPAQAESLADAMVAAYRHSALLEQNRAVLRAADEDAATALAQLRPVVQWIAEHSFQKINGLANSRSTGIGLQAQITLYDWGRNAIAIDAAKETVLATRAALVGVEQDVLLGAVQAYLDVRSAAEQVDLQENSVRVIGQEQQAASDRFEVGEITQTDVSQADAALAAARASLATATGNLEIAREIYRGATGRAPGQLAPPPPTPALPAALETARQIGQRSHPAILQSQRLAAAAELGVAAAAAERNPTLTGQASISRSNDLSIQGTETTRNNLGASLSMSQTIYSGGRLPSAHRRAMAQRDQARAALLQVSRQVDEAVGRAWAGIEVARAQIRAIDEQIVAAQQAYEGVREEATLGARTTLDVLDAEQLLLEARADKISAEANLQLAHYQLLSAMGLLTVENLKLGIPTYDPSAYYNAVQDAPYTSRQGKSLDRVLRAIGKD, encoded by the coding sequence ATGTTTCGCAAAACGCTCAAGGCTCTGCAGCGCCCACTGATCGCGGCATTGTTTGCCGGGGCGGCTGCCGTTCCTGCCCAGGCCGAATCACTGGCCGATGCCATGGTCGCGGCTTATCGGCACTCGGCGCTTCTGGAGCAGAACCGGGCCGTGTTGCGCGCCGCAGACGAAGACGCAGCTACGGCCCTTGCCCAATTGCGTCCGGTGGTGCAGTGGATCGCCGAACATAGTTTCCAAAAGATCAACGGCTTGGCCAACAGCCGCTCGACCGGGATCGGGCTGCAGGCCCAGATCACGCTTTACGACTGGGGCCGTAACGCCATTGCCATAGACGCGGCAAAAGAAACCGTGCTGGCCACCCGTGCCGCGCTGGTGGGCGTCGAGCAAGACGTGTTGCTGGGTGCGGTTCAGGCCTATCTTGATGTGCGCAGCGCCGCCGAACAAGTTGATCTGCAAGAAAATTCCGTGCGAGTGATCGGGCAGGAACAGCAAGCGGCCTCGGACCGTTTCGAGGTGGGTGAAATCACCCAGACCGATGTGTCGCAGGCCGATGCCGCCTTGGCCGCTGCACGTGCCAGCCTGGCAACGGCGACCGGCAATCTGGAAATCGCGCGCGAAATCTATCGCGGCGCGACCGGCCGGGCGCCGGGGCAGCTTGCCCCCCCGCCTCCCACGCCAGCGCTGCCGGCCGCGTTAGAGACTGCGCGGCAGATCGGCCAGCGCAGCCATCCCGCAATCCTTCAGTCCCAACGTCTGGCGGCTGCCGCAGAGTTGGGCGTGGCCGCAGCTGCCGCAGAGCGCAATCCGACGCTGACCGGGCAGGCCAGCATCAGCCGCTCCAACGATCTGTCGATTCAGGGAACCGAGACGACGCGCAACAATCTTGGCGCCTCGCTCAGCATGTCGCAGACGATCTATTCCGGCGGGCGCCTGCCCTCGGCTCATCGCAGGGCCATGGCGCAACGGGACCAAGCCCGAGCCGCGCTGCTGCAGGTTTCGCGCCAGGTCGACGAGGCGGTTGGCCGCGCCTGGGCGGGGATCGAGGTGGCGCGGGCGCAGATTCGCGCCATTGATGAGCAGATCGTCGCCGCACAGCAGGCCTACGAAGGCGTGCGCGAAGAGGCGACGTTGGGCGCGCGTACCACTCTGGATGTCCTGGATGCCGAACAATTGCTGCTTGAGGCAAGGGCCGACAAAATCTCGGCAGAAGCCAATCTGCAATTAGCACATTATCAACTTCTATCCGCTATGGGTCTGTTGACGGTAGAAAACCTGAAACTTGGGATACCGACCTATGACCCATCGGCCTATTACAATGCGGTGCAGGACGCACCCTATACCAGCAGACAGGGCAAAAGCCTTGATCGCGTTTTGCGTGCGATCGGAAAGGACTGA
- a CDS encoding protein-L-isoaspartate O-methyltransferase family protein, giving the protein MTDFAQRRTMMVDTQVRPNEVTSYPVIDAMLSVPREQFVPDSRRDVAYVGENIDLVPGRVLLEPRTLGKMIDALNLQNHDLVLDIGCGYGYSAAVMAHIAEAVVAVEENAELAAEAESRLAAQDVFNVAVVQGALDEGCAGQAPYDAILIEGAVEQVPNALADQLREGGRIVALFREDNLGIVRIGHKLDGRVNWRFAFNAAAPLLPGFARPRGFVL; this is encoded by the coding sequence ATGACCGATTTCGCGCAGCGCCGCACCATGATGGTCGACACCCAGGTTCGTCCAAACGAAGTGACCAGTTATCCCGTGATCGACGCGATGCTGAGCGTCCCACGTGAGCAGTTCGTCCCCGATTCGCGCCGGGACGTCGCTTACGTCGGCGAAAATATCGATCTTGTTCCCGGCCGCGTACTTCTTGAGCCGCGCACACTGGGCAAGATGATAGATGCGCTGAACCTGCAAAACCACGATCTGGTGCTGGATATCGGCTGCGGCTACGGCTATTCCGCCGCCGTCATGGCCCATATCGCCGAAGCCGTGGTCGCCGTCGAGGAAAACGCCGAATTGGCGGCCGAGGCGGAAAGCCGGCTTGCCGCGCAGGATGTGTTCAACGTCGCCGTTGTCCAAGGCGCGCTGGACGAAGGCTGCGCCGGTCAGGCCCCTTATGATGCGATCCTGATCGAGGGTGCGGTCGAACAGGTGCCCAACGCGCTGGCCGACCAGCTGCGCGAGGGCGGCCGCATCGTCGCCCTGTTCCGCGAAGATAATTTAGGTATCGTCCGCATCGGCCACAAACTGGACGGGCGCGTGAACTGGCGCTTTGCCTTTAATGCTGCTGCCCCGCTTCTTCCGGGCTTTGCGCGTCCGCGGGGCTTTGTCTTGTGA
- a CDS encoding fumarylacetoacetate hydrolase family protein: MSEYVFSPPPPAVLPVSGQNARFPVNRIFCVGRNYAAHAAEMGAEVDREAPFYFLKSAHAVRQSGAILPYPPGTRDLHHEIELVVAIAAPTFRIKPAEAMAAVWGYGSGLDMTRRDLQARAKEKRHPWDLGKNFEGAAVISALTPARNFTPADQPIRLQVNGGLRQDARICDMVWSIPELIADLSQYYHLAAGDLIMTGTPAGVGAVAAGDQLAGGVEGLAAVELTIGPAE; this comes from the coding sequence ATGAGCGAATATGTTTTTTCTCCGCCTCCGCCCGCCGTCCTGCCCGTTTCGGGGCAAAACGCGCGATTTCCGGTGAACCGCATCTTTTGCGTCGGGCGAAATTACGCCGCCCATGCCGCCGAGATGGGTGCAGAGGTGGATCGCGAGGCGCCATTCTATTTTCTGAAATCTGCGCATGCGGTGCGGCAAAGTGGCGCGATCCTGCCCTATCCGCCCGGAACGCGAGACCTGCATCACGAAATCGAGCTGGTCGTGGCCATCGCTGCCCCGACGTTCCGCATCAAGCCGGCAGAGGCGATGGCGGCGGTCTGGGGCTATGGCTCTGGTCTGGATATGACGCGGCGGGATTTGCAGGCCCGCGCCAAGGAAAAGCGGCACCCCTGGGATCTGGGTAAGAATTTCGAAGGCGCGGCGGTGATCTCGGCCCTGACTCCGGCGCGGAACTTTACCCCGGCAGACCAGCCCATCCGGCTGCAGGTGAACGGCGGCCTGCGGCAGGACGCGCGGATCTGCGACATGGTCTGGTCCATTCCAGAACTGATCGCCGATCTGTCGCAATATTATCACCTTGCGGCGGGGGATTTGATCATGACCGGCACCCCCGCTGGCGTGGGCGCCGTGGCTGCGGGTGACCAGCTTGCGGGCGGGGTCGAGGGGCTGGCGGCGGTCGAACTGACCATAGGTCCCGCGGAATAG
- a CDS encoding PaaI family thioesterase, which translates to MNDSHTAAAIEVHSPYSESLGMEIVAATLDEVILRVPVTRVLTNRNGVLHGGAIMSLADHAAGTATHLRLPEGAATTTLESKTNFLRPIRLGDIAEARPKPLHLGRTTMIWQTDIYRGDGKLAAVVIQTQLVLEWKEPA; encoded by the coding sequence ATGAACGACAGCCACACCGCAGCCGCCATCGAGGTGCATTCGCCCTATTCCGAATCGCTGGGGATGGAGATTGTCGCCGCGACCCTGGACGAGGTCATCCTGCGCGTGCCGGTCACCCGGGTGCTGACCAACCGCAATGGCGTCCTGCATGGCGGCGCGATCATGAGCCTGGCCGATCATGCCGCGGGCACGGCCACGCATCTACGCCTGCCGGAAGGCGCGGCAACGACCACGCTGGAAAGCAAGACGAATTTCCTGCGACCGATCCGGCTGGGCGATATCGCCGAGGCGCGGCCCAAACCGCTGCATCTGGGCAGGACCACGATGATCTGGCAAACCGACATCTATCGCGGCGATGGCAAGCTGGCCGCCGTGGTGATCCAGACGCAACTGGTGCTGGAATGGAAAGAGCCGGCCTGA
- the selD gene encoding selenide, water dikinase SelD yields the protein MDDHPRLTSLAHGGGCGCKLAPSVLRELLADQPMAQAFPQLLVGTETSDDAAVWQVDDNTCVIATTDFFMPMVDDPRAFGRIAATNAISDIYAMGGRPIMALAILGMPIDKLAPEQIREILEGGRDICHEAGIPVAGGHSIDAPEPIYGLAVIGLCHPSELRRNADARVGDTLILTKGLGVGIYSAAIKKGALDDAGIAEMIASTTTLNRIGVDLAKRADVHAITDVTGFGILGHGLEIARGAGLRLRLRLADLPLLSHAAELAQAGFATGASTRNWAAYGAEVELPEGLPPWQQALLTDPQTSGGLLVACAPEAADEVLDIIRSAGFPLAAIVGHAEEGRAGILVE from the coding sequence ATGGACGACCACCCCAGACTGACCTCGCTGGCGCATGGTGGCGGCTGCGGCTGCAAGCTCGCGCCCTCGGTGCTGCGCGAATTGCTGGCCGATCAGCCCATGGCGCAGGCCTTTCCACAACTGCTGGTGGGGACCGAAACCTCGGACGACGCGGCGGTCTGGCAGGTCGATGACAATACCTGCGTGATCGCGACCACGGATTTCTTCATGCCGATGGTGGACGATCCGCGCGCCTTTGGCCGGATTGCCGCAACCAATGCGATTTCCGACATCTATGCCATGGGGGGCCGGCCGATCATGGCGCTGGCGATCCTGGGCATGCCCATCGACAAGCTTGCCCCCGAACAGATCCGCGAGATCCTGGAGGGCGGCCGCGATATCTGCCACGAGGCAGGCATCCCCGTCGCCGGAGGCCATTCCATCGACGCGCCCGAACCGATCTATGGTCTTGCCGTGATCGGGCTTTGCCATCCTTCGGAACTGCGGCGCAATGCCGATGCGCGGGTTGGCGACACGCTGATCCTGACCAAGGGTCTTGGCGTCGGCATCTATTCCGCCGCAATCAAGAAAGGCGCATTGGACGATGCGGGCATTGCCGAAATGATCGCCTCGACCACGACGCTGAACCGGATCGGCGTCGATCTGGCGAAACGCGCCGATGTGCATGCGATCACGGACGTGACCGGCTTTGGCATTCTGGGCCACGGGCTGGAAATCGCGCGCGGCGCCGGTTTGCGGCTGCGGCTGCGGCTGGCGGATCTGCCGCTTTTGTCGCACGCAGCCGAGTTGGCCCAAGCGGGATTCGCCACCGGGGCCTCGACCCGGAACTGGGCCGCCTATGGTGCCGAGGTCGAACTGCCCGAAGGCCTGCCCCCGTGGCAACAGGCGCTGCTGACCGATCCGCAGACTTCGGGCGGGCTGTTGGTCGCCTGCGCCCCCGAAGCCGCCGACGAGGTGCTGGATATTATCCGCAGCGCGGGTTTTCCGCTGGCCGCCATCGTCGGCCATGCCGAGGAAGGGCGCGCCGGGATCTTGGTCGAATAG
- a CDS encoding efflux RND transporter permease subunit has product MAQFFIHRPVFAWVLAIVTMLIGTWSLISLPVSQYPDIAPTTIRITANYSGATARAVQNSVTTPIEDVLTGLDGLLYTVSSASTGRSTITLTFDDSVDPVDALNEVQSKVRSVESRLPTPVQNDGVSVTRSSSSILMVGALVSTTGQHSTIELGNLLEQVVEGPVKRTEGVGGVDIFGSGYAMRIWMDPLQLAQFQLTPTDITTAVAQQNSTVSVGSLGDQPVVLGQQFTANITAQSQLTSVEDFRNILLRTGEDGAAVRLGDVAEVEIGQTRYGRDSRFNGMNASGFAVNLATGANAVETANAVTATMDGLRNALPEGVEVRIAYDTAPFVELSIEKVYHTLIEAIVLVFLVILIFLQNWRATLIPIIAIPVVLLGTFGMLAALGYSVNTLTMFAMVLAIGLLVDDAIVVVENVERVMKEDGLGPVEATEKSMGQISGALIGIALVLSAVFLPMGFMPGSTGVIYRQFSVTIITAMVLSLLVALILTPAMCASLLRQHHGPARFAPARWFNAGFDRVTRGYSATVRRTLRRPLLVMLVLAAISYGAIDLFGRMHTTFIPGEDQGVLQSRITLTEGSTAQQTAAVVKEIEDYMLTEEKDAVESVFVAMGYGFSGTSQSRAMVFVKLRDFDQRQDPSLAASAVASRANDRFENHRAGRITFLQPPAIPRLGNAAGFSMYLMDQSGGGAEALTQAAKTLEQVTAEDSRLQSVESSGTETEAALKIDIDQQKAESLGVSLSGVNAMLSTIFAGTEVNDFALGAQLRPVIVQATAANRMQPEDVDSWYARNASGEMVPFTAFMTTRWEPVEPSLSRMDGIDAIEITGQQSDSTSSGEAMTAMEELVAQLPGGYGTAWTGLSFQERQSGNQAPYLFALSALVVFLSLAALYESWSIPFSVMLAVPVGVLGAVVAALTFGQANDVYFKVGILTTIGLAAKNAILIVEFARELEQSGRATVDAAVEAARLRLRPILMTSLAFILGVLPLAIATGAGAAAQNSIGIGVMGGMIAATFLGIFMVPAFYVTVRWLTQWRRRPTWTTTPD; this is encoded by the coding sequence ATGGCGCAGTTTTTCATTCATCGCCCGGTATTCGCCTGGGTGCTGGCCATCGTGACCATGCTGATCGGCACCTGGTCGCTGATCAGCCTGCCGGTTTCGCAATATCCCGATATCGCGCCGACCACGATCCGCATCACCGCCAACTATTCGGGCGCAACTGCGCGAGCGGTGCAAAACTCGGTCACAACGCCCATCGAGGACGTGCTGACCGGGCTGGATGGGCTGCTTTACACGGTCTCGTCAGCCTCGACCGGACGCAGCACCATCACGCTGACCTTCGACGACAGCGTGGACCCCGTGGATGCGCTGAACGAGGTGCAGTCCAAGGTCCGTTCGGTCGAAAGCCGGCTGCCGACGCCCGTGCAGAACGACGGCGTCTCGGTGACGCGCTCGTCCTCGTCGATCCTGATGGTGGGGGCGCTGGTTTCAACCACCGGGCAGCATTCCACCATCGAATTGGGCAACCTGCTGGAGCAGGTGGTCGAAGGCCCTGTCAAGCGGACCGAGGGCGTTGGCGGCGTGGACATCTTTGGTTCGGGCTATGCGATGCGGATCTGGATGGACCCGCTGCAGTTGGCGCAGTTCCAGTTGACCCCCACAGACATCACCACCGCTGTGGCACAGCAAAACAGCACGGTTTCGGTCGGCAGTCTGGGCGATCAGCCGGTGGTGCTGGGCCAGCAGTTCACCGCCAATATCACCGCGCAAAGCCAGCTTACCTCGGTCGAGGACTTCCGCAATATCCTGCTGAGGACCGGCGAGGACGGCGCCGCCGTGCGTCTGGGCGACGTGGCCGAGGTCGAGATCGGCCAGACGCGATACGGTCGCGATTCACGCTTCAACGGCATGAACGCCTCGGGGTTTGCGGTGAACCTGGCCACTGGCGCGAATGCGGTCGAGACCGCGAATGCCGTGACCGCCACGATGGATGGGCTACGCAACGCACTGCCCGAGGGGGTCGAGGTCCGCATCGCCTATGACACCGCGCCTTTTGTCGAACTGTCGATCGAGAAGGTCTATCACACCCTGATCGAAGCCATCGTCCTGGTCTTTCTGGTCATCCTGATCTTTCTGCAGAACTGGCGTGCGACGCTGATCCCGATCATCGCCATTCCGGTCGTGCTGCTGGGCACTTTTGGCATGCTCGCGGCGCTGGGATACTCGGTGAACACGCTGACCATGTTCGCCATGGTGCTGGCCATCGGGCTTTTGGTCGATGACGCCATCGTCGTGGTCGAGAACGTCGAGCGGGTGATGAAAGAGGACGGGCTTGGTCCCGTCGAGGCCACGGAAAAAAGCATGGGCCAAATCAGCGGCGCGCTGATCGGCATCGCGCTGGTCCTGTCGGCGGTGTTCCTGCCCATGGGCTTCATGCCCGGCTCGACCGGGGTGATCTACCGGCAATTCTCGGTCACCATCATCACGGCCATGGTGCTGTCGCTTTTGGTGGCGCTGATCCTGACACCCGCTATGTGCGCAAGCCTTTTGCGCCAGCATCATGGCCCGGCCCGCTTCGCGCCGGCTCGCTGGTTCAATGCCGGGTTCGACCGGGTGACGCGCGGCTATTCCGCCACCGTGCGGCGCACCCTGCGCCGGCCGCTGCTGGTCATGCTGGTTCTGGCCGCAATCAGCTATGGCGCCATCGATCTTTTTGGCCGCATGCACACCACCTTCATCCCCGGCGAAGATCAGGGGGTGCTGCAATCGCGCATTACCCTGACCGAAGGCTCGACCGCGCAGCAGACCGCCGCCGTGGTGAAGGAGATCGAAGATTACATGCTGACCGAAGAGAAAGACGCGGTCGAATCGGTCTTTGTCGCCATGGGCTACGGTTTCTCCGGCACCTCGCAAAGCCGGGCCATGGTCTTTGTCAAACTGCGCGATTTCGATCAGCGCCAGGACCCCTCTCTTGCGGCAAGCGCCGTCGCCTCGCGCGCCAATGACCGGTTCGAGAACCATCGGGCGGGGCGCATCACCTTTCTGCAACCGCCGGCGATCCCGCGGCTGGGCAATGCGGCGGGCTTCAGCATGTATCTGATGGATCAGTCCGGCGGCGGGGCCGAGGCACTGACTCAGGCCGCCAAGACGCTGGAGCAGGTCACGGCGGAAGACTCGCGCCTGCAAAGCGTCGAAAGCAGCGGCACCGAAACCGAGGCGGCGCTGAAGATCGATATCGACCAGCAAAAGGCCGAAAGTCTGGGTGTCAGCCTGTCGGGTGTGAACGCCATGCTTTCGACGATCTTTGCCGGGACCGAGGTGAACGATTTCGCGCTTGGCGCACAACTGCGGCCGGTGATCGTGCAGGCCACGGCGGCAAACCGCATGCAGCCCGAAGACGTGGACAGCTGGTATGCCCGCAATGCCTCGGGCGAGATGGTGCCCTTTACCGCCTTCATGACCACCCGCTGGGAACCGGTCGAGCCGAGCCTGTCGCGCATGGACGGCATCGACGCCATCGAGATCACCGGCCAACAAAGCGACAGCACCAGTTCGGGCGAGGCGATGACCGCCATGGAGGAACTGGTGGCGCAGCTTCCGGGCGGCTATGGCACCGCCTGGACCGGGCTTTCCTTTCAAGAGCGGCAATCGGGCAACCAGGCGCCTTATCTTTTCGCGCTTTCGGCGCTGGTGGTGTTCCTGTCGCTGGCAGCGCTTTATGAAAGCTGGTCGATCCCGTTTTCAGTTATGCTGGCGGTACCGGTGGGGGTATTGGGCGCGGTCGTGGCGGCGCTGACCTTTGGCCAGGCCAATGACGTCTATTTCAAGGTGGGTATCCTGACCACCATCGGCCTTGCCGCCAAGAACGCCATCCTGATCGTTGAATTCGCCCGCGAGCTTGAACAATCCGGCCGCGCCACCGTTGATGCAGCGGTCGAGGCCGCGCGGCTGAGGCTGCGGCCGATCCTGATGACCTCGCTGGCCTTTATCCTGGGCGTTCTGCCGCTGGCCATCGCCACCGGGGCGGGCGCGGCCGCGCAGAATTCGATCGGCATCGGGGTGATGGGCGGCATGATCGCCGCGACCTTCCTTGGCATCTTCATGGTCCCGGCATTCTACGTTACGGTGCGCTGGCTGACGCAATGGCGACGGAGACCGACATGGACGACCACCCCAGACTGA
- a CDS encoding efflux RND transporter periplasmic adaptor subunit: protein MASGQGITRWATLAILLASQAFAQQGPDGRKPQGPTEVGVVATAEEDVPYTVTLPGRAIAYQQTSIRPQVGGEVLEISYDSGRPVKAGDVLFRLDPETLAAALAAAEAAVAGAEASLTQAENTVTRYRRLEGSGVSAVERANAEVALKQAEANLKAAEAARDGALLALQRTEIQSPLDGVADVAAVSVGDLVTANQSETLTTITQLDPIYVDVSESSARMLRTRARISAGQLVVNGGVKTQLILETGEEYQGEGRIVSPGIAVSPTTGTVPIRLQFDNPDQMILPGQFLRVKLTLGTTRAVLVPQRATSRASDGTLTAFVAREGKAQQVTLSEQGSYRNSWIVTQGISPGEQLIVDGLDNLRAGAEITTIPVIIDAQGVVREADERGEG, encoded by the coding sequence ATGGCCTCTGGGCAGGGGATCACAAGATGGGCGACGCTGGCGATCCTGCTGGCGAGCCAGGCTTTCGCGCAGCAGGGGCCGGACGGACGCAAGCCACAAGGACCCACCGAAGTTGGCGTCGTAGCCACCGCCGAAGAGGATGTGCCCTATACCGTCACCTTGCCGGGTCGTGCGATTGCCTATCAGCAAACCAGCATCCGGCCGCAGGTTGGCGGAGAGGTTCTTGAAATCTCCTATGATTCCGGCAGGCCCGTCAAGGCCGGAGACGTGTTGTTCCGGCTGGATCCCGAAACCCTGGCAGCCGCGCTTGCCGCGGCCGAGGCGGCTGTGGCCGGGGCAGAAGCCAGCCTGACACAGGCGGAAAACACCGTCACCCGCTATCGGCGACTGGAGGGGTCCGGGGTCTCGGCCGTGGAGCGCGCCAATGCCGAAGTGGCGCTGAAGCAGGCCGAGGCGAACCTGAAAGCTGCCGAGGCGGCCCGGGATGGGGCGCTGCTGGCCTTGCAGCGCACCGAGATCCAAAGCCCGCTGGACGGTGTGGCGGATGTCGCGGCCGTTTCGGTGGGGGATCTGGTGACGGCGAACCAGTCCGAAACTCTGACCACCATCACCCAGCTTGATCCGATCTATGTCGATGTTTCGGAATCCAGCGCCCGGATGCTGCGCACCCGCGCGCGCATCAGCGCCGGGCAGTTGGTGGTCAACGGTGGGGTAAAGACCCAGTTGATCCTGGAAACCGGCGAGGAATATCAGGGCGAGGGCCGGATCGTCAGCCCCGGCATCGCGGTTTCGCCCACTACCGGCACGGTGCCGATCCGGTTGCAATTCGACAATCCCGACCAGATGATCCTGCCCGGCCAGTTCCTGCGCGTCAAACTGACCTTGGGCACCACCCGCGCCGTGCTGGTGCCGCAACGCGCGACCAGCCGCGCCTCGGACGGCACGCTGACCGCCTTTGTCGCCCGCGAAGGCAAGGCCCAGCAGGTCACGCTGAGCGAGCAGGGCAGCTATCGCAACAGCTGGATCGTGACCCAGGGCATCAGCCCGGGCGAACAGTTGATCGTTGACGGGCTGGACAACCTGCGTGCGGGGGCCGAGATCACCACCATCCCCGTCATCATCGACGCCCAAGGCGTCGTGCGCGAGGCCGACGAACGCGGGGAAGGCTGA
- a CDS encoding DUF1674 domain-containing protein: MTDRKDLPPEAQRALAEAEERRRNAKPLNLPVELGGRDGPEPVRYGDYEKKGICVDF, from the coding sequence ATGACCGACCGCAAGGATCTGCCGCCCGAAGCACAGCGCGCGCTTGCCGAAGCCGAAGAGCGCCGCCGCAATGCGAAACCCCTGAACCTGCCGGTCGAGTTGGGCGGCCGGGACGGGCCCGAGCCGGTGCGCTATGGCGATTACGAAAAGAAGGGCATCTGCGTCGATTTCTAA